Part of the Sinomonas terrae genome, AACGAAGTCGCCCCCGGCATCGTGGAAGCGGGACTGTCCAAAGCGCTGCTGGCGGCGGATGAAGAACTGAAGGACCGTACGCTGGAGGCCATCCCCACAGGCAAAACCCTGAATCCCGAGCAGGTCACCCGGGACGTGCTGCACCTGTGTTCGCCTCTGAACGTGGCGACAACCGGAGCTGTGCTGGTCTCGGATGGCGGTCTCAGCCTGGCCTCCCTCATGAACAGGGGGCACCGGGCTCAGGACGAAGGGGAAGCCTGTGAGTGATATGGAAACCGGGTCGGGCCGGTTGCGCAGCGCGCGGTGGCTGGACGCGCCCGAAGAGGTCGGGCTTCAGAATCGGGCCGCCCTTCGTGCAGTCGGGCTCGACCCAAAACCCGGTCGGCCGGTGATCGGCATAAGCAACACTGTGAGCGACCTCAACCCGTGCAACTCCTCGCTCTCGGGCCAGATCGAAGCTGCACGCGCAGGGGTCGTCGCGGCCGGCGGAATCCCAGTCGTCTTCCCCAGCATTTCACTTGGCGAGGACCTGATGAAGCCCACGGCGATGCTCTACCGCAATCTGCTTTCGATAGAGATCGAGGAGATGGTGCGTGCCTACCCAATCGACGCCCTGATACTGACAGCGAACTGCGACAAGACGATCCCGGGTGCGATCATGGGGGCCGTCAGCGCCAATGTCCCGACAGTCCTCATTCTGGGCGGTGCTCGGCCTCCGGCGGAGTTCAACGGCGAGCGGCTCGGCTCGGGAACAGATCTGTGGAAAGCCCTGGACGAACGACGCGCAGGCCGCATGTCAGAGGAGAACTGGCAGGCCTTCGAGAACTGCTATTCCTGCGGGCTCGGGGCCTGCAACGTGATGGGCACCGCCACGACGATGGCGATCACGGCTGAGACCCTCGGATTCACCATATCGGGGGCTTCGACCGTTCCGGCTGGTGACCCGCGCGGGCTCTCCTTCGCTGCGGAAGCAGGGAGAACGGCAGTGGAGCGCGCTCACCACCCGATTCGCCCGCGCGAGCTGGTGACCGAGGCGTCGCTGGCAAATGCGCTCAGCGTCGTCTCGGCATGCGGAGGATCGACGAACGCCGTCATCCACCTGGCCGCCGTCGCAGGCCGCGCGGGAATCTCGCTCACACCGATCGCCCTGCAGGAGGCATTCAAGAAGGCGCCGGTAGTCACGGACATCCAGCCCATAGGCAAGGGGCTCGCCCAGGACTTCGATGCCGCAGGCGGAGTGCCGACCCTGCTGCGCTCCCTTAGCACTCTGCTGGACGGCTCGACGCCCAATGTCCAAGGCCGCACCCTCGCCGAGGTCATCGAGGTCGCCGAGACGCCCGCTCGGGTCATCCGAGAGCTTGAAGACGTCCCAGACGACGTCCCGGGCGGCCTCGCAGTGCTCTCCGGCTCCCTCGCACCGGATGGGGCTCTGATCAAGGTCGCCGCCGCCAGCGAAGGACTGCTGGTCCATCATGGTCCCGCCGTCGTGTTCGCCGACTACGACGACATGCGGCGCCGAATCGATGACCCGCACCTGGACGTCTCGCCGGAGAGCGTCCTCGTGCTCCAGGGAGGCGGGCCGGTCGGGGGCCCTGGGATGCCCGAATGGGCGATGATCCCGATTCCAGGCAAGCTCGCTCGGATGGGGGTGAAGGACATGGTGCGGGTCAGCGACGCCCGTATGAGCGGCACCAGCTTTGGAACGGTCGTCCTCCATGTGGCGCCCGAGTCAGCCGTGGGCGGCCCTCTCTCGCTCGTCCGGGACGGGGACGTCATTGCCCTCGACGTTCCCAACGGGCGAATCGACCTGGAAGTGGATCCCGAAGAACTCGCCAGGCGGCGCACGGAGTGGACGCCCTCTCCATCGCCCCATGTCCGCGGCTGGGTGGCGCTGTACAGGAATCACGTCACCCAGGCGCCCCAGGGATGCGACCTCGATTTCCTCCAGGCTCTCGGACCGGGCACCGACGCGTTCATCGAGCCGGTCGTGGGCCGGTCCTGACGGACTCGGCCGTCATTCACCTTCCCAAGAAAGGGCTATGGAGCATGGTCTACACAGTTTTACGCGGGGTATACCCGGTCTTTCAGACCCCGTTCGCCGCCGACGAATCCATCGACTTCTCCGGGCTGGAGAGAGAAATCGACTGGATAGCCTCGCAAGGGCCGCACGGAGTTGTTTTCGGCATGGTGTCGGAGTCGCTCAGACTGCAGGACTCCGAGCGCAGGCAGATCATCCGGATTGCCTCGTCTGCGGCCGCAGCGCGGGGGCTGCCGTGCGTTGCAAGCGTCGGAGGCGAGAGCACGGCAATCGCCCGCTCCCGCATCGACGATGCGATCTCTGCCGGAGCATCGGCCCTGATGGCCACTCCCCCACTCCACGGGAAGAACTCGCCCGGACAACTCGAGGAGTACTTCCGGGTCCTGCTGAAGCACTCCTCCGTGCCGGTCATCATCCAGGACGCGAGCGGGTACGTGGGACAGTCGCTCACCGTCGAGATGCAGGCGCGGCTGTTCGAAGAATTCGGGCCACACGTCAAGTTCAAGCCCGAGGCTGTCCCCGTACGCCCCACGCTGGACGCACTCCTCGCCGCCACGGGAGGCAAGGCCGAGATCTTCGAGGGAATGGGGGGTGCTGCCCTCCTCGAGACCTACCCGGGGGGAGTCAGCGGGTCCATGCCCGGCGCCGAAGTGTGCTGGGCCGTGGTCGCCATGTGGAACGCCCTCGAGAGCGGC contains:
- a CDS encoding dihydroxy-acid dehydratase; translation: METGSGRLRSARWLDAPEEVGLQNRAALRAVGLDPKPGRPVIGISNTVSDLNPCNSSLSGQIEAARAGVVAAGGIPVVFPSISLGEDLMKPTAMLYRNLLSIEIEEMVRAYPIDALILTANCDKTIPGAIMGAVSANVPTVLILGGARPPAEFNGERLGSGTDLWKALDERRAGRMSEENWQAFENCYSCGLGACNVMGTATTMAITAETLGFTISGASTVPAGDPRGLSFAAEAGRTAVERAHHPIRPRELVTEASLANALSVVSACGGSTNAVIHLAAVAGRAGISLTPIALQEAFKKAPVVTDIQPIGKGLAQDFDAAGGVPTLLRSLSTLLDGSTPNVQGRTLAEVIEVAETPARVIRELEDVPDDVPGGLAVLSGSLAPDGALIKVAAASEGLLVHHGPAVVFADYDDMRRRIDDPHLDVSPESVLVLQGGGPVGGPGMPEWAMIPIPGKLARMGVKDMVRVSDARMSGTSFGTVVLHVAPESAVGGPLSLVRDGDVIALDVPNGRIDLEVDPEELARRRTEWTPSPSPHVRGWVALYRNHVTQAPQGCDLDFLQALGPGTDAFIEPVVGRS
- a CDS encoding dihydrodipicolinate synthase family protein, with translation MVYTVLRGVYPVFQTPFAADESIDFSGLEREIDWIASQGPHGVVFGMVSESLRLQDSERRQIIRIASSAAAARGLPCVASVGGESTAIARSRIDDAISAGASALMATPPLHGKNSPGQLEEYFRVLLKHSSVPVIIQDASGYVGQSLTVEMQARLFEEFGPHVKFKPEAVPVRPTLDALLAATGGKAEIFEGMGGAALLETYPGGVSGSMPGAEVCWAVVAMWNALESGDIERARSINTPLSEMISMQDDLDSFVVCEKFLLVEQGVITSETARTPLGFSLDPEGRARLVRLLAELRETVGTLAPVETERA